A single Carassius carassius chromosome 3, fCarCar2.1, whole genome shotgun sequence DNA region contains:
- the adcy7 gene encoding adenylate cyclase type 7 isoform X4, translated as MPAKGKYLLNEQMLKQEALYRKFSGISQYQPFVLLLGLSMLTCATLLVLFFSLKLDATVHGIFVGVVGGALCLFLAVFILMCTETLSQRWRTLLGLAVWATHLTMGFTFIFSTESDIPIQPWDQVPFFLFIIITVYTMLPFQMSYSVALSIISSLSHIIVLSVYLTVGGSPPKLTRHHITNQLLSNAVVFVCGSMVGAFHKDLMEKALLQTFLDTLRCLGIRMKLEIEKRQQENLLQSVLPVYISMKMKLAIMERCKCKDREEQQRMVRDNNFHSLYVKRHENVSILYADIVGFTRLASDCSPKELVIMLNELFGKFDQIAKENECMRIKILGDCYYCVSGLPVSLPNHAKNCVKMGLDMCEAIKQVREATGVDINMRVGVHSGNVLCGVIGLRKWQFDVWSHDVTLANHMESGGLPGRVHITEATLKHLNKAYEVEEGNGHLRDPYLKELNVKTYLVIDPRSKDSSLMAPNVTKPRDGLKMRASVRMTRFLESWGAVKPFAHLQSREEFSTDAMVNGKGRCKDIPLRPVPTKITERNKSQKTKFDEELHDKMTTTINDLSSSNQWVKSEETYSLTLCFTKRDLEKQYRTIEMPSFKYYIGCATLIFLCIFIIQMFVTQQRKNLGLAFAVLACVLLLILCICFAGHIQRMFPEKLKSCTWLSALSEAVVKRPFMRLPLATVATAVIVIIAMFNFYFKNTENLCHTLLQNNSINPDSPVNDLSYLPYSVYNCILALIACGVFLRVSLELKVAFLFIVSTISYIIIFYSQENLFNSYTCLLYRNHSCVDDSLMLCKAGLMKHPQLMSCIYITLFLFTMLLISRQNEYCCRQDFLLKNKNLADKEEVELCENLNRLLLENVLPAHVAALFVGENKKNEDLYYKSYDCVCVMFASVPDFKEFYTECDINKEGLECLRLLNEIIADFDELLSKPKFSGVEKIKTIGSTYMSAAGLSGPPEQSSQDRERQNAQIGNMVEFAIALIGKLDGINRHSFNTFRLRVGINHGPVIAGVIGARKPQYDIWGNTVNVASRMESTGELGKIQVTEETSDVLQKLGYSCECRGLINVKGKGELKTFFVCTDSSKQQGIGLS; from the exons ATGCCAGCAAAAGGGAAGTACTTGCTGAATGAGCAGATGTTAAAACAGGAAGCACTGTACAGGAAATTTTCTGGCATTAGCCAATACCAGCCATTCGTTCTGTTGCTGGGACTGAGCATGCTCACCTGTGCCACACTGCTAGTGCTCTTCTTCAGTCTGAAACTG gatGCAACGGTCCATGGCATATTTGTGGGAGTTGTGGGAGGAGCGTTGTGTTTGTTTCTGGCTGTGTTTATATTAATGTGTACAGAGACCCTCTCTCAGAGATGGAGAACTTTACTTGGCCTTGCCGTGTGGGCCACACACCTCACAATGGGATTCACCTTTATTTTCAGCACAGAATCCGACATACCAATACAACCATGGGACCAG GTGCCCTTCTTCCTCTTCATTATCATTACAGTCTACACAATGCTGCCATTCCAGATGAGCTATTCTGTGGCCCTGAGTATCATCTCCTCTCTGTCTCACATCATTGTTCTTTCAGTGTACCTCACAGTGGGTGGGTCACCCCCCAAACTCACCAGGCACCACATCACCAATCAG TTGCTGTCAAATGCTGTGGTGTTTGTTTGTGGAAGTATGGTTGGTGCATTTCATAAGGATCTGATGGAGAAAGCGCTCCTGCAGACATTTCTGGATACTCTTCGCTGCCTTGGCATTCGCATGAAACTGGAGATTGAGAAGAGACAGCAG gaaAACCTTTTACAGTCAGTGCTTCCTGTGTACATCTCCATGAAGATGAAGTTGGCCATAATGGAGCGCTGCAAGTGTAAAGATAGAGAGGAACAGCAGCGTATGGTCCGTGACAACAACTTCCACAGTCTTTATGTGAAGAGACATGAGAATGTCAG CATCCTATATGCTGACATCGTGGGTTTCACACGTTTGGCCAGTGACTGTTCTCCTAAGGAGCTTGTGATTATGCTGAATGAACTTTTTGGGAAGTTTGACCAGATTGCAAAA GAGAATGAGTGTATGCGGATAAAAATTCTTGGTGACTGTTACTACTGTGTGTCTGGCCTCCCAGTTTCCCTGCCAAATCATGCCAAAAACTGTGTTAAGATGGGCCTGGACATGTGCGAAGCCATCAA GCAGGTGCGTGAGGCCACAGGTGTGGATATAAACATGCGAGTAGGTGTGCACTCTGGAAACGTCCTCTGTGGTGTGATTGGCCTACGGAAATGGCAGTTTGATGTGTGGTCACATGATGTCACCCTAGCCAATCATATGGAGTCAGGTGGATTACCAGG ACGAGTTCACATCACAGAGGCGACTCTGAAGCACTTGAACAAAGCGTATGAGGTGGAGGAGGGGAATGGTCACCTGAGAGACCCCTACCTTAAAGAGCTTAACGTCAAGACGTACCTGGTCATAGACCCGCGG TCAAAAGACTCATCACTGATGGCTCCCAATGTCACCAAGCCTCGTGATGGTTTGAAGATGCGAGCATCTGTGCGTATGACACGCTTCCTGGAGTCGTGGGGGGCTGTCAAACCTTTTGCCCATCTGCAGAGCCGCGAGGAATTCAGCACAGATGCTATGGTCAATGGAAAGGGTCGCTGCAAG GATATCCCTCTTAGACCAGTACCGACCAAAATTACTGAAAG GAATAAATCACAGAAGACTAAGTTTGACGAAGAACTTCATGACAAGATGACCACCACCATCAATGATTTGAGCTCCAGCAA TCAGTGGGTGAAGTCTGAAGAGACCTACAGCCTCACACTGTGTTTTACTAAAAGAGACCTGGAAAAGCAG TACAGGACTATAGAGATGCCAAGTTTTAAATACTACATTGGCTGTGCCACCTTAATCTTTTTATGCATCTTCATCATCCAGATGTTTGTTACCCAGCA gcGTAAAAATCTGGGGCTGGCGTTTGCGGTGTTGGCGTGTGTTCTGCTTTTGATTCTGTGCATCTGTTTTGCAGGTCATATACAG AGGATGTTTCCAGAGAAGTTAAAATCATGTACGTGGCTCTCGGCTCTTTCAGAAGCAGTGGTTAAGAGACCTTTTATGCGCCTCCCATTGGCAACCGTGGCCACCGCAGTCATAGTCATCATCGCCATGTTCAACttt tattttaaaaacacaGAGAATTTATGCCACACTCTGCTACAAAATAACAGCATCAATCCTGATTCTCCTGTAAATGACCTTTCATATTTGCCT TATTctgtatataattgtatattgGCATTGATTGCCTGTGGCGTGTTCTTGAGGGTGAGTTTGGAGCTGAAGGTGGCCTTTCTCTTCATCGTCTCTACCATTTCCTACATCATCATCTTCTACTCTCAGGAAAATCTCTTCAACAGCTACACCTGCCTCCTGTACAGGAACCACAGCTG TGTGGATGACAGTTTGATGCTGTGCAAAGCAGGACTTATGAAGCACCCACAGCTCATGAGCTGCATCTACATCACACTGTTCCTCTTTACCATGCTGCTCATATCCCGCCAG aATGAGTACTGCTGTCGTCAGGACTTCCTGTTGAAGAACAAGAACCTGGCCGATAAGGAAGAAGTCGAGCTGTGCGAAAACCTGAACCGTCTCCTTCTGGAGAATGTTCTCCCTGCACACGTGGCCGCTCTCTTCGTGGGCGAGAACAAAAAGAATGAG GACCTGTACTATAAGTCATATGACTGTGTATGTGTGATGTTTGCCTCGGTGCCAGACTTCAAAGAGTTCTACACTGAGTGTGACATAAATAAAGAAGGACTGGAGTGTTTGAGGCTCCTCAATGAGATCATCGCCGACTTTGATGAG TTGCTGTCTAAGCCCAAGTTCAGTGGTGTGGAGAAGATTAAAACCATCGGCAGCACGTACATGTCTGCTGCAGGACTGAGTGGACCTCCAGAACAAAGCAGCCAG GACCGTGAGAGGCAAAATGCTCAGATAGGAAACATGGTGGAATTCGCCATTGCTCTGATCGGCAAGCTGGACGGCATCAACAGACACTCCTTCAACACATTCAGGCTTCGTGTTG GTATAAACCATGGCCCGGTGATTGCAGGGGTGATTGGAGCCAGGAAACCACAGTATGATATCTGGGGAAACACTGTGAATGTGGCCAGTCGGATGGAAAGCACCGGAGAGCTGGGTAAAATACAG GTGACAGAGGAGACGTCTGATGTCCTGCAGAAGCTGGGCTATTCATGTGAGTGTCGTGGCCTGATCAATGTGAAGGGCAAAGGAGAGCTCAAAACCTTCTTTGTGTGCACAGATTCCAGCAAACAGCAGGGCATCGGTCTGAGCTGA